The genomic interval AAGGCCCTTTGAATACTATAAATTGAGTGTACTATTCCTAAATGATGTGTAATATTCCGTTTATATATATCATTTCCCCCAACAATTTCATCATCCACATCATGTCTTCAAACTGTGGTCAACTTTCCCTCTTATTCTCGAAGGCATTTTCGGTCTTCTTCCCTTCTAGTTGTTGAAGCTACCTTTAACCAAAATCGAAGAAGTCTTCCGTTCTTCGGTTCACTATGATTTTCATAACCGAGCGGGTTCAATTCGGTTAACGGTTTTGACGAAAACCGAGCTATAAACACTCCAAAAGATAAACAATTGAACTAAAGCAGCTGAACTAAACTGAGTTGATTGAATCGGTTTGGCCGAACCGCAGCTGAATCGATTTAACCCAAATGATCAGAATCCCTTATTTCACGGTAAATCCCAACGGCAGTCGACTATGGCTGCACTGGACGGATAGCGGAGGATCTGAGGTCTATCTGAGTATCGGTACAATACGAGCGGCGGTTAAAGATCTGGGCTCACGAGCGGCGGAGCTGTAGCAGATGTCAGTTGTTCACGACGGAGAAAAAAAggttaagaaaaatatattttcttctaGGGTTCTGATACCATGTCAATTCTGGTATTTTATTGATTCATTTAGATATCTTACAATGAGGAATAcctagaatatatatatatatatatagacataaCAAAGGAACAGAAAAGCCTCTCTTTGATCGATTTGGCGTATTTTCTGTACAGAAAGGCTACATTGGATATGTCTTTCTGGTTCACCAAGCTGTAATTAAACTGGTTTCCTGTTAAACAAAGTTCCATTAGTAGCAAGTAATCGTTATTGGAAGGCTTATGTTTATGTAAAAGCCTTATTTTGTTGTCCATTCTATGCATTGTTCTAAtagtttttctttccttctGAGTAACTATGTGGTTACCTCAGCCATCGGTAAAAGGATTTATCAAAATATTTCCTCTAAATGCCTGCATTCCTTCCACCAATACAAACAAGAGAAACCCATCAAACAATTCAATAGAAAGTCAAGGAAGGGAACTAAGGTAGTTAAGAAGGAAGAAGTAGATTTAAGGCGTTATACTAGAGATACAGTGAGGAACATATACAATATTCTGAGACAATGCTCATGGGGTTCTGCTCAAGAACACCTAGAGATGCTCCCTATAAGATGGGATTCTTATCTCATCAACCAGGTTCTGAAAACACATCCACCATTGGAGAAGACATGGTTATTCTTCAATTGGGCCTCTAGGCTGCAAATGTTCAAGCATGATCAGTATACCTACACGACAATGTTGGATATTTTTGGAGAAGCTGGGAGAATTTCATCCATGAATTATGTATTTCAACAAATGAAGGAGAAGAGGATAAAGATAGATGCAGTTACATATACTTCATTAATGCACTGGCGTTCAAATTCGGGAGATGTCGAGGGAGCTATAAAGGTTTGGAAGGAAATGAAAGCTAATGGCTGCTATCCAACTGTAGTTTCTTATACTGCTTATATAAAGATTTTGTTGGACAGTGACCAAATTAAGGAGGCTACTGATACTTATAAGGAGATGCTACAATCTGGGCTACCTCCAAATTGCTGTACTTACACCATCTTAATGGAATATCTTATTGGAGAGGGTAGGTTTCTCTACTCTTGCTTGTTATTGAGCTTCAAATTTTCCTGCTCATCAAATTTCTATTTGTTGccattttctattttgtaaGGTTAACAGTTGTTTCTCCACTGTACTTTCAGGTAAATGCAAAGAAGCCCTTGATATTTTTTGCAAAATGCAAGATGCTGGAGTATATCCTGATAAAGCGGCTTGCAATATATTGATTCAGAAATGCTGTAAATCAGGAGAGACACTTGTAATGACACAAATCCTTGAGTACATGAAAGACAAACGCCTTGTGCTTCGATACCCTGTGTTTGTTGAAGCAcatgaaactttaaaaagttgttCTGTAAGTTATACCCTTCTCAGGCAAGTTAATCCTCATATAGAAATTGAATCAGTCAGTAAGGGTGAGGTTGTGAATGTTAGTACAAGATCTAATATTGTTCCTCCCAATGTAGATCATGAGCTTTTGGCAATTctgttgaaagaaaataaacttaCTGCTATTGACTACATGCTCACTGGGATTGTAGACAGGAACATACAGTTGGATTCTTCAATTATTTTATCCATCTTTGAGGTGAATTGCAAAAGTAATCGACCCAATGGTGCTCTGCTGGCTTTCAATTACTGTTTAAAAGATGGTGTTAACATTGAGAGAAAGTTGTATCTTGACTTGATCGGGATTCTGATACGATCGAGTATATACCCAAAGTTGTTGGAAATTGTTCAGAAAATGTATACGCAGGGGCATTGCCTGGGACTCTATCATGCCACACTTATACTTTATAGGCTTGGCAAAGCTGGAAAACCTCAATATGCAAGGAAAGTTTTTAATGTGTTGCCTGAAGAATTGAAGTGCACTGCAACTTACACTGCTCTGGTTGATGCTTATTTCTCTGCTGGAAGTTCTGGTAAAGGGCTTAAAATTTACGAAACAATGCGAAAGAAAGGATTTGCACCATCTTTAGGCACATATAATGTGCTGTTAGCTGGTCTTGCGAAGTGCGGTAGGATTGATGAATTACATATCTATAGAAAGGAGAGGAAGAGTTTTGAGATTAGTCATCATTCTCATCTCTATACAATATTGGAGGAAGAAAGGATTTGTGATCTTCTTTATGGAGAATTGGTATGTTGAGGAGAATTAGGGGAAGAAAGGGTTTGTGAACTATGCACTCACGACGCAGAATGGACTGGCGAGGCTATAAAATTCAATGTTTTCAATCTCAGCATCTCCAACAGGGCGTGACACAGTTTTATTATTGTCTTGTCACACTTGAGTCATGTCAGGAAGCAACGTGCTATGCTTCTGTATGCTGTCGTGACTTGGTCATCAGTTGATGTTGACAAAGTTATTCATAAGTTGATGCACCAGATCCGACGAGGTTCTGTTACAGCTAGCTTTGGACATTCGTAAATTGATCACTGCCTTCTGTTGGAATGTCAGCATGGTGTGATACCCAGATGAGGAGTCTTCAGAATTGGAAACTTGGGGCTTCTCCAACTGCTAGTCGTGATGAGGACGCTCTGAAGGATGCAATTTCTGTACCAGGCCAGATGAACGCTCAACTGTCCTGTCCCATCCTATGCGGAACTATTTACTGTCTCATCTTCGCTACGAGCATATGACAGCCTAACTGAGTGAGGCACCATGTTGAGGTAGAAGCAGCCAGGGTGCCACAACACGTCCTGGCATTGGCATTCCCACACATTCCTGCACCATCACTTTTGCCCTTCCCCTCGATAGTCGACTTACACCCTATTTTGATGGCGATGGCAATGATGATTCAAAAAGTCTTCCTCTGGCAAAACCTTTCCCTGTTCTTTTATTTATTCTGTCTAGTCTGTATTAATTTCCTGTTTATGGGTGTATGTTTTTGGCCTCTATTTTGTTGGTGACGATTTGGATTGCCTTTATATATTGGAtggtattctattttattttttaaaaaattatttatttatctatttatttgtGGTAACTAAGACAACTCTTGATTTTAGTATGTTACCGAGTACTGAAAAGGATTACTTTACATTATCTTGAAAACTTATGAACTCATTCTTTGACCCATGAGTGGTTGAagttttcttattattattgttttcatTCCCTGCACTAATCAGACGACGAAGTTTAGTCTATTTTAGTTTTGAAGGCCTAGAAATTGATTATATGATCCGAGGCTTGTCTTGTTTCCAAAATGCTTTAGGAACTAGTTTGATGCTTGAAAAAATGATAGTTAGTAATGCAACACTTAGCAGAAGTTTCAtgtttatttgttaattttatgTTTCTGATAAAAGAGCACCATGAATGAAaaattataaagactaaattattacttaataaaatctcttcaaaattaagtatattttaactttattatGTCATGATTCAAACTAAATTGCACCGAAGATGAGGTCACGGAGTAATCTAGAATCCAAGATGAGCAAAAGAAGGCTGCAAAATCGACAAAATTGCGTTAGTATCATGTCTAAAGGTGTGTCCCATTTGTGCCAACAAAGGTGTTGAAGATTAAAAGTAAGGTGAATATCAATTTCCTCGGATAAAAATGGTTGAGGGGTAATATCTCACTCTTGGATTAACAAGAACATCAGTTGTTCTATGTAGTTTTGAAGAGTGAGTTAAATTTGGAGGTTATTTATGTGATTGAGGTTTGATTTGGAGCTATAATGTGATTTTGAGCCTATCTATGTGATTATATTGTGATGTTAAATTTATCGTGAGTTCATAGTTTCATTTGATACTTATTCGTATGTTTAAAATGTGATTGTGATTGTTTCAAATGTAAAGGTAGTGAAAGTATACTAAGAGAGATGGTGAACATTAAGAAGATATATATACTCTTATAAATATTGCTATTATTTTTGACATTGCATTTTaaaatgaatgttttttttttttatttggtctTGCACAAAGCCATTGAAGTGAGAGAACCATTATggaagttatttatttatgtgttcTTTTTGTTGGGATGGTCTTGTACAAATCCATTGAAGCATGACTTGGATTTAGTTTCTTTGTAAATAACTTAAATAAAGTTCAGTTATTAATTTTCTTGTATATAGTTTCTCTATGTAAACGTGATCGACTTTATTGTTGTATATGAAATATCATATTTATGTTTGtacatttttttggtcaaaattggCCAAAATATGGTGTAATAACATGTATGAAACAAATAATTATCCATCATTATAAGTATTTCTTTGATGTTTTACAAATGTCATGaagtataattatttaatagtAGAATATAGTCATCAACCAAATTTTGATGACTATAAATAAgtgttaatatatataattcaatgaTGTCCAAAATGTGTGATGCTCAATAATACCTATGGCATCGAAGGATTTGGTCTCCATAAAATAAACCTATATATAGGGATCTTAGGTTGCAAACACAATTATGTTATAAcggatggaaaaaaaaaacttttaagcTTTCTTCTTCGAACAAGACACCAACTCATCTCTAATAACGTTGTGAATGCTTAGTTTATATCCCTTGTATATGATGTATAGAACCATGACTTGTTGCTAAGAGAAATTGTATAATGTGGGGTGGGAATCAAAATCTAACCACATGACGAGCTCACCTTTCAAATCACTTATAGCAATTTTTTTATCTTAACATGGAGTTATGATACCAACTATGTTATCTATCTTGATATAAATCAAGCTAGTTCTTAGTTATATAGTGTTTAAATCTGCTGTAATGCAGGAAATTGAGCTTTAGAGGTCGATAAGATGGTTTAggtctaatttaaataaaaaataaatatagcaTTATTTAAAGGTAATTTGGAGCAATCTAGCTCAAAAGGgtgaaaaattatgaaaatgttaTGAGGAGTAGCATTGCAGTGCCAGGTGTTGTgttatttcacttttttttttttttttttttagtgaagcCCAATAAAGGTTCATTTGTGCATtaggttattttgaaataaccATTAGCAGCCGGCTAAAAAATTTATACATGCAGACCAAGGAGTGATTTTGACGGCGGTgaagaaaaattaagagaaaatccTTCCGAACTGCAATGTTTTTCAGCCATTTGTGGCAAACATTTAGAACTTCCTTATCGAACTCAATGGAGTACTAAGTATGAACTTAGTTATAAGCAGCGTATTGAACGAGGAGATGAGAAAAAAGTCACACGGCTCTTCTTCACAGTCAGATGCCCTCGTCACTGAAATAAGGGGGAGGAGTAAGAGTAAAGGTTCGAAGGataaagaagaagcaaaagtaAGAGTAGCCAGTTTATAAATGTTGAGTGTCATTATTGTCATGTGAAAGGGCATATAAAGAACCATTGTCGAAAATTTAAAAGGgacaataaaaatgataaaggcAAGGAAGAGAAGAATGATGATGATAGTGATGCAGACACAATTACTTTAGCCACCAAAGATTTTTACATCTTATTCGATGATGATGTTATAAATCTTGCTACACAATAGAGCAGTTGGGTGATTGACAGTGGTGTCTCAATTTGTGTTACATCAAAGAAAGATTTCTTTGCATCCATTACACCTGGTGATTTCAGCAGTATTAGGATGGGTAATGATGGATCAGCAAAAGTAGTTGGCATCGAAAATGTACATTTAGAGAACAAGAATGGTTCTAAGCTGATTTTGAAGAATGTGAAGCACATTCCTGATATTCGTATGAATTTGATTTCTACAGATAAGCTTGATGATGAAGGTTTTTACAATACCTTCTATGATGGTAAATGGAAGCTTACTAAAAACTCTAGGGTGGTAGTTAAGGGAGAGAAATATTCCTATTATATGGAGGCTAAGATCactaattgaataaaaatacaGTGAACGACAAAGCGAGTGTTGAGTTTTGGCATAAAAAATTGTGTCACATGAGTGAGAAGGGTTTGGAGATTTTAGCCCTGAAAAATCATCTTCTTGATATAAAGAGTGCACCCCTAAAAAGGTGTCTTCATTGTTTGGCAGGAAAGCAAGCTAAAGTTACTTTTAAGTCATCTCTCAACATTCAAGGAAACCAAATGTATTAGACTTGGTACATTTTGATGTGAGTGGTCCTATGTAAATAAAAACACTTGGAGGTGTGTCATATTTTATGATGTTTATTGATGATCATTCAAAGAAAACAGGGGTCTATACTTTGAAGACTAAAGATCAGGTGTTATAGGTCTTTAAACAATTTCATGTCCTTGTTGAGAGAGAAACTGGTAAAAAGTTGAAGTGTATTAGGACAGATAATAGAGGTGAGTATTGTGGACCTTTTGATGAATATTGCATAAATCATGGTATTTGACATCAAAAGACACCTCCTAAAACTCCTTAGTTAAATAGGATAGCTGAGAGAATGAAAAAAACACTAGTTGAGAGAATGAGATGTTTACTTTCAGAGTCACAGTTATCGCAATCATTCTAGGGTGAAGCATTGAATACAGTTGTACATATTTTGAATCTCATGCTATGTGTTACTTTGGGATCAGAAATTCTGAACAAAATATGGTCAAATAAGGATATATCTTATGATTACTTGCgtgtttttttattgtaaagCTTTTGTTCATGTTCCTAAAGATGAGAGATCGAAACTTGATGGAAAGATTAGACCACGTGTGTTTCTTAGCTATGGGCAAGATGAGTTTGGttataaactataggatccAGTATAGAAAAAGCTTATTAGAAGTCGAGATGTCGTGTTTGTAGAAGACCAAACAATATTAGACATTgagaagacaaaaaaaaaaaaacaaagtacgAGCACAATGATAATCTGATTGATTTGAGTTCAATTTCTTTAACACAACCTTCTACATAGATAGAAAATGAGGTTTAGAATGATCATTCAAGAGATCTATCAGACATTGACGTCCGTCAACAAGATATTCAGctaatgaatatttattattGACTTATGGGAAAGAGCCTAAGAGTTATAAAGAGGCCATAGAAGATGAGCACGAAAGAGAGTGGATTGATGCCATGAAAGATGAGATGAAGTCTTTACATGACAACCACACTTTTGAGCTTGTGAAATTGCCTAAAGGAAAAATCGTATTGAAAAATAAGTAGGTTTATagagtgaaaaagaaagaacataCCTCAAAGCCATCGAGATTGGATGTCAAGGGGTTCAATAAGAAGAAAGGTGTCGACGTTGATGAAATTTTTACTCCAGTTGTCAAGATGTCTTCTATACATGTAGTTTTGGGTTTGACAGCTAGTCTTGACTTAGTGGTTCagcaaatggatgttaagactacATTTCTCCATAGGGATTTAGATAAAGAAATCTATATGGAATAACCAGAGGGTTTGAGCAGAAAGCCAAAGAGCATCTATTgtgtaaattgaagaaaaatctttatgggttgaaacaggcatTGAGGCAATGGTACAAGAAGTTTGAGTAAGTTATGGGGGAGTAAGACTACATAAAGACTACTTCTAATCAatgcgttttttttttttcaaaaaatttatgataatgattttattatattattggtctatgttgatgacattttgATTGTTGGCAAGAATGTTTTGAGAATTGACAGGTTCAAGAAACAATTGAGTAAATCCTTTGTCATAAAGGATTTGGGGCCATCAAAGAAAATTCTTGGAATTCGAATATTTCGAGACATAGCATCCAAGAAGTTATATATGTCATAGGAGGAATACTTGGAGAAGGTGCTTGAGCGTTTCAATATGAGTAAAGTGAAACCAGCCAATTCTTCTTTATCTAGTCACTTCAAACTGAGTAGCAAACAGTGTCCTTCTACagataaagagaaaaaagataTGTGCAAGATCTCTTATGCTTTAGTAGTtgggagcttgatgtatgccatgGTATGTATTAGACCTGATATTACTCATGTTGTTGGTGTTGTTAGCCAGTTTTTTTCCAATCCAGAAAAATAACATTGGGAGGTAGTCAAGTGCATCATGAGATATTTCAAAGGTACTTCTAGTTTGAAACTCACATTTGGAGGTGGAAAACCAGTACTTGATGAGTACAATGATTCAAATATGACAATAAATCTAGACAATAGAAAGCCTACTTCTAGTTACTTGATGACATTTACAGGTGGTGCACTGTCTTGGTAGTCAAGGTTGCAGAAGTGTGTTGCACTTTCTACAACTGAAGCAAAGTATATTGCAGAAGCAGAGGCTTGCAAAGAGATATTGTGGATGAAGTGCTTTATACATGAGCTTGGCCTCAAGCAACAAAGATATGTGATATACTATTATAATCATAGTGATATCATCTTGGTAAGAATGCTACATTTCATTCCAGAGCGAAGCATATACATGTGAAGTATCATTTAAGAAAGATGCTTTGAATGATGAGTTGTTTGAGTTAGAGAAGATACATACTTATCATAATAGATCCGATATGTTGATAAAGAATCTACCAAGAGAGAAGCTTGAGTCTTGTCGTTCTACTGCAGGAATGACAAGTTCCTCCACAAATTGAATAGGGGGAGATTTTTTgggttatttcattttttttagtgaaGCCCAATAAAGGCCCACTTGGGCATTAGGTTATTTGGAAATAACCATTAGCGGTCGGCTAAAAAGTTTACATATGCAGACTGAGGAGTGATTTTGACGGCactgaaagaaaattaagagaTAATTCTTCTTTTGACTAATAATGTTTTTCAACCATTTGGGGATTGATACATTGTCCGATCGAGCTGAAATTTTGACAGCATATTCTTGACACAAGAATCTTCAATCTGGACAGTGAAGATTTCGTTTGGAGCTACTTACAATTAGATACAGTGGGTAATTTCTTGCCAAAACCAAGTGAAACCCTTCTAATTGTTTTTTCTTTACTGTTGCCATTTGTTACCGAGACTATTAATATTGAGATATTTATTGTGTATGCCTCTAGTTGTAACTAAGGAGAACTTGTTTGTACCCATTATCGATTATAGTGGAGATTTTAACTTCAATCCATGGTTTTTCTACATAAAAATTTCTTGTGTCCTTAGTTGATTATTATTGTCTTTGCTAGTTGATTAGTATTCTATTAAATTCACATAAGAATGGGATAATTGATCCGAAAAATATAGTGTTTAACCGAACACTAGGCAGTGTCGAGGCACAACGCTGCAAGGTAGAAGTTTAGTGCACTACGCTGCCCTACAAAGTTGTGACACTATGGAGAGGATTTGGAGGACTAATGCTGCTCTATGTTGTGGCGCACTAGGGGTTTTCGGGACAACTTTGCAACACAACCTCAATGTCGTTACACTCTGGCAATTTTCTGTAAAAGCTCTTTCAATTCTAGGGTTGAGAGAGGGGCTCCATCCCAAGCCTTTTAGCCTCTCTTcaatatttttcttgttttctttcattttcttaactTGGAAAGGTTGGatctttaattttaatgtttCTTTGTTATGACGAGCTTGGTGACAATGTCCCCAATTTAGATGAGTTTTATTCTAGTTTAGGGATTTTGGATGAATCCATAGTAATTTTTTGAGGGATTTTTGAGCATTAATGATATATTTCTCTTCCAAGCATCTTTAATCTTTGTTTTTAATCCCTTAGCATGCATGGATGATGAGGATTGACAATTTGATTGTTAATGCATGATGAATTGCTAGAAATTGATACATAATTCGTAATTGTTAGGCTTTGAATTGGCTAATTAAGGAGCAAGAATTGATTTATGGGTGTGTGTCTTTCACGACGTTTTCTAGGACACGTAGTTGGTTTATTCAATTTAGGATTAAAGAAGAAATCGGTTAACTAATTTTgtattaactattaattaacTAGCACGATTTCTCCTTAGATCTTAATGCAAATATTTGATTAGCTTGACATGTGTTTCATTTTTAGTTCGTTAgcacttaatttaattatagcaCTTTCGCCTTAAGTAGACCATGTGCTTGTGAATGATTATCGGAGTATATCTTGTAATCAATGTTATATATAATTGGGGTATTCTACTTTCCTAAGCTAGAGCGTTTAGTTGATAatactatttttaaaatgaagaaaaaaaaaaaaaaaaaaaaaaaaaaaaaaaaaaaaaaactacccaTTGTTGCTTCTAATAAGTTGTCAGTTATTTAAAGAAGGGTTTTATGGACACAAGTTAGGCTGTAAGATCAGAAACTTTTCTGCCTAACTAATGCTTCACCTAAATAGAaaggataatggaaaataattaAACCTAACATAATcaagtttttatcttttttctattttatcctCCATCTTTATGAGAATTAGTATATTATTGAACAAAGCTCATTTTaacattaagaaaaaaaatatatatatattacaagtTAACCCATTAGCTATTTTGACCCACCACACATAATAGTAGACCTATGCACATCAATGGTGGATATGAAGAACTATTCAATAACACTCCATGTGctacactcatttgatatgatataattacttgAGGGTCAGTTGTTGGATTACTAGAGTTCTCACATGCCTTAACATTAAGTTTTGCCTTGTGAAATAACTTTGAAAACTGACAAACCAGTGTATGATAAATAACATAAGATAAGAAATACTAAAAAAGTGTCGAATGGATCCACAGATTACATATTAGAATAAGGATGAGAATGGACAAGGGATATACAAGCAGATTGTTTCATCTGTTTATTCATCTATTTATTTATCgattaattaatctattaaattttaattacaaatgcttagataaattatatttaattttaggtTTATGATTTTGGTAAGAACATAGGACAAGAAACACTTAATGACGTGTTATGTGTTAGTAATCAAAAGGTAGTCTATTGTTCAAATTTTCTATCctactcaaaatttaaaaataattaaaaaaaaaaaaagaatgagagAAGCATCTTGCCAAATCAAGCATACAACTTAATTGGCATACGAGTGTATTCAAAACCATGAGCGAATCCTtctatatactaaaaaaataataaaaaagaagaagaaagaagcaTCTTAATGCAAATATAATCCCTGGCAAGAAAAGGGGGAAAACATTAGAAAAATGTAACAAACTTTTTTAAGCTATGGAATTGATGGATGAATTAGGCGTTTGCACAAAAGTTTAATTGTTAACAACTAAAAATACTAGAGGTAAGTCAAGGAGCTTACTCAATCTTTTAATTGATCCAAGTTTAAGATATTAGAAGCAAGGTAAACAAACTTCTCGCCCTTGGTTGTCCCAAGGACGAGGGATGAGAGTCCCTGtgtaaaatgtatttttcatcatcatctccaAGTCTCATTCGAAGTAAACATTTCAATGATTGGTCTTGTGGGAAGCTTTGTCATTTCTATACAAATTTAGGTATTGTTGATGTCAAAATCTGGAtaggataaaataaagttgACCTTCATGTGACAACAACATTAGAAGACCtacaaaatgaagaaaaatgacTTCAACGTTATAATCAACAGAGAactgtaaaaaaattaaaaaaaaaatcaaaagtttaaagattaaatGAAGTTACCTCATATAGAGttataataatgtatttaaAGAAAGAATGACTTCGAGTTTACCTTTTTCTCTTAAGATTAAGATGAAATACATTTTTTCTTATCATATACACAAATTAAGATTAGATCTGATTGATTCAATGATTATTTAGTCTGTAGGCTGATATTCGTCCGAATCCAACTataaaatcttaatttattTCTTATAAGGTGAATGTTGGGTCCTTATGATGTAGATTCAATGATTCATCTTAAATGAATGATTGAACAAATTGCCATTGGAAGTCTATATCAATACCATAATTGGTCTAGATTATTGAACAACTTTATCTTGGAAGGAATTTGTAATCTTATGCAAGAATGGCCCCATTTAGATGATGCAAGTtatgcaatatatatatatagccaaGTCAAGGGGGAGGTGGATATCATATgggattttgttttaaaaccCAATACTTCTTGAACTCAATCCAGCTCATTGCAATGGATTACTATAGAAAATATTGGCCATTTGCTTCTAAATGAAGAATTCTCATGTAGGCGAGTAGAGAAAAAGATGTTTAGGGTGTTTGGATTTATTAgggaaaaagttatttttatttaaactcgtGTGATAAGAatagattaaaataaatattaaaaatgtttcaaaaactattttcacCGATTGCTCgacatttcatttatttttaaaattaaatatttgaaaagttaaattatattagttttcttaataaatatttgtttaacAAATATATTAAAGAATCAACAAATTATCGAAGAATTATCAATGAGAAAAAGTTTGGTTCTATGAGGTAAGAAAGAGATTGTGAAGATTCGGTTTTTTCCACAACCAATTTTCTTGAAAGTCCAACTTTAATAAAAGTGTAAGATTTAGATTtactgaattttttttaaagattttgttTACCAATATACCCATCAACCAAAAATCTCATGTGGTTAATATaactatttgatataaatattttaaaatttatttctcttttcaattttattttattttttaccgttttaattt from Benincasa hispida cultivar B227 chromosome 10, ASM972705v1, whole genome shotgun sequence carries:
- the LOC120088642 gene encoding pentatricopeptide repeat-containing protein At2g01390, which produces MHCSNSFSFLLSNYVVTSAIGKRIYQNISSKCLHSFHQYKQEKPIKQFNRKSRKGTKVVKKEEVDLRRYTRDTVRNIYNILRQCSWGSAQEHLEMLPIRWDSYLINQVLKTHPPLEKTWLFFNWASRLQMFKHDQYTYTTMLDIFGEAGRISSMNYVFQQMKEKRIKIDAVTYTSLMHWRSNSGDVEGAIKVWKEMKANGCYPTVVSYTAYIKILLDSDQIKEATDTYKEMLQSGLPPNCCTYTILMEYLIGEGKCKEALDIFCKMQDAGVYPDKAACNILIQKCCKSGETLVMTQILEYMKDKRLVLRYPVFVEAHETLKSCSVSYTLLRQVNPHIEIESVSKGEVVNVSTRSNIVPPNVDHELLAILLKENKLTAIDYMLTGIVDRNIQLDSSIILSIFEVNCKSNRPNGALLAFNYCLKDGVNIERKLYLDLIGILIRSSIYPKLLEIVQKMYTQGHCLGLYHATLILYRLGKAGKPQYARKVFNVLPEELKCTATYTALVDAYFSAGSSGKGLKIYETMRKKGFAPSLGTYNVLLAGLAKCGRIDELHIYRKERKSFEISHHSHLYTILEEERICDLLYGELVC